The Prosthecobacter sp. SYSU 5D2 genome has a window encoding:
- a CDS encoding prenyltransferase/squalene oxidase repeat-containing protein, whose amino-acid sequence MKLIAALSVSLMLPSMLLAQSGTQAARHESLKQEIRLAYDRGLAFLKGKQNAETGQWGDAEPVAFTALAITSHLLAPERQPGDALTPEIEKAYDFLLKNVQPDGGIYVKARANYNTSLALTALMLSPKPQNEQTLLAARRFIIGQQNDFDEKGKADNPFDGGVGYGTPKPDKPAHADLSNTHFALEALYYSEALLADKGDAGKDEPKLNYAAAIQFIQNCQNRPETNKASWVSTDKADAGGFVYSPGETRGKVTTTPDGRTALRSYGSISYAGMLSFIYAGLDKSDPRVKAVMQWLSENYTLEENPGVGPEGLYYYYHTMAKALAIAEVDFLKTKDGKTVDWRADLAEKLLNIQQGDGSWANSTGRWMESDQVLATSYMLMALARVHESL is encoded by the coding sequence ATGAAACTCATTGCCGCATTGTCCGTGTCCCTGATGCTACCCTCTATGCTCCTGGCCCAGAGCGGCACTCAGGCCGCCCGGCACGAGTCTTTAAAACAGGAGATCCGCCTGGCGTATGACCGGGGGCTGGCCTTTCTGAAAGGGAAGCAGAATGCGGAGACGGGGCAGTGGGGAGATGCGGAGCCAGTGGCCTTCACCGCGCTGGCCATCACCAGCCATCTGCTGGCCCCGGAGCGCCAACCGGGGGATGCGCTGACGCCGGAGATTGAGAAGGCCTATGATTTCCTTTTGAAAAATGTGCAGCCGGACGGCGGCATTTATGTGAAAGCCCGCGCCAATTACAACACTTCTCTGGCGCTGACAGCGCTGATGCTTAGTCCCAAGCCACAGAATGAACAGACGCTGCTGGCGGCCCGGCGTTTCATCATCGGCCAGCAGAATGACTTTGATGAAAAGGGCAAGGCGGACAATCCCTTCGACGGCGGAGTCGGCTACGGCACACCCAAGCCGGACAAACCCGCCCACGCAGACCTTTCCAACACCCACTTCGCCCTGGAGGCGCTGTATTATTCCGAAGCCCTGCTGGCGGACAAAGGGGATGCCGGAAAGGATGAGCCGAAGCTCAATTACGCAGCGGCCATCCAGTTCATCCAAAACTGCCAGAACCGCCCGGAAACGAACAAGGCCTCCTGGGTAAGCACCGACAAGGCGGATGCAGGCGGCTTCGTGTACAGCCCAGGAGAGACCCGTGGCAAGGTGACGACCACGCCCGATGGCCGCACCGCCCTGCGCAGCTACGGCAGCATCAGCTATGCAGGCATGCTGAGCTTCATCTATGCCGGGCTGGACAAGAGCGATCCCCGGGTGAAGGCGGTCATGCAGTGGCTGAGCGAGAACTACACGCTGGAGGAAAACCCAGGGGTAGGACCTGAGGGACTGTATTATTATTACCACACCATGGCCAAAGCCCTGGCCATCGCCGAGGTGGATTTCCTGAAAACCAAGGATGGCAAGACGGTGGACTGGCGGGCAGACCTCGCGGAAAAGCTGCTGAACATCCAGCAGGGAGACGGCTCATGGGCCAACAGCACCGGCCGCTGGATGGAAAGCGACCAGGTGCTGGCCACCTCCTACATGCTGATGGCGCTGGCGCGGGTGCATGAGAGCCTGTGA